In bacterium, one DNA window encodes the following:
- a CDS encoding cytochrome c3 family protein gives MRYFQQRLLRILLALSIPMAALVVPTMLPAQQDECFTCHQMMDGDAATAFVSDVHRSAGLTCASCHGGDATTDDMEEGMSKARGFIGVPTGESISALCGKCHDDAETMERYGYEGPTGQLTSLRGSAHSQQAGTTVTLLLQCTDCHGAHGIRHPEDAASPVSALRVTSLCASCHADPSYMRRYNPSLPTDQLAKYRTSVHGEQNLQGNTRTATCNDCHSAHDIRPAEESTSSTNALNLPQTCGRCHASAEYMRGTGLPTTQVAEFRSSVHGKALLEKRDMSAPSCNDCHGNHGAAPPSVQSISNVCGTCHAMNAELFRESRHNTEFARLDKPECETCHGNHAVQPATEKLLALDAGSPCASCHGKDRAPEGYRAAKRMRLLLDSLMLTMHEAEVQLDAAEQKGMEIDDIRFALRDARQARLQSRTAIHAFSLPKFEEVVDPGLRIARQALKDASAANEDYYYRRYGLAVVTLIITLTIIFLALYIRRIEQRQKAEHHASGEPTST, from the coding sequence ATGAGATACTTCCAGCAAAGACTCCTTCGTATCCTGCTCGCACTCTCCATCCCCATGGCGGCACTTGTCGTCCCGACGATGCTGCCTGCGCAGCAGGACGAATGCTTCACCTGTCACCAGATGATGGACGGCGATGCCGCCACAGCTTTCGTTTCCGATGTCCACAGGTCCGCAGGACTCACCTGCGCGTCATGTCACGGCGGCGATGCCACAACCGATGACATGGAAGAGGGGATGAGCAAGGCAAGGGGCTTTATCGGCGTCCCCACCGGGGAAAGCATCTCCGCCCTCTGTGGGAAATGCCACGATGATGCGGAAACCATGGAACGCTACGGGTATGAGGGTCCGACGGGACAGCTGACGTCGCTTCGCGGGAGTGCACACAGTCAGCAGGCGGGCACGACAGTCACGCTGCTGCTGCAGTGCACCGACTGCCATGGCGCGCACGGCATCCGTCATCCCGAAGATGCCGCTTCCCCCGTCTCTGCGTTGCGCGTTACCTCGCTCTGTGCCTCCTGTCATGCGGATCCCTCCTACATGCGCCGCTACAATCCTTCCCTGCCGACGGATCAGCTCGCCAAATACCGTACAAGCGTCCATGGCGAGCAGAACCTGCAGGGAAATACCAGGACGGCGACATGCAACGATTGCCATAGTGCACACGACATTCGTCCCGCGGAGGAAAGTACATCCAGCACGAACGCCTTGAACCTCCCGCAGACCTGCGGGCGATGTCATGCCAGTGCTGAGTACATGCGGGGTACGGGACTGCCGACGACACAGGTCGCGGAATTCCGCAGCAGTGTGCACGGCAAGGCATTGCTCGAGAAACGGGATATGAGTGCGCCTTCATGTAATGACTGTCACGGAAACCATGGCGCCGCGCCACCGAGCGTGCAGTCGATTTCCAACGTCTGCGGGACATGTCACGCGATGAACGCCGAGCTGTTCCGCGAAAGTCGGCACAACACCGAGTTTGCGCGGCTGGACAAACCGGAATGCGAAACCTGTCATGGCAATCACGCTGTGCAGCCGGCAACCGAAAAGCTGCTTGCACTCGATGCCGGCTCTCCGTGTGCATCCTGCCACGGAAAAGACCGCGCGCCCGAAGGATACCGCGCAGCGAAGCGTATGCGTTTGCTGCTCGACAGCCTGATGCTGACCATGCATGAAGCGGAAGTGCAGCTGGATGCCGCCGAACAGAAGGGGATGGAAATTGACGACATCCGTTTCGCACTGAGAGACGCGCGGCAGGCACGCCTGCAATCCCGCACTGCCATACACGCCTTTTCACTCCCGAAGTTCGAGGAGGTCGTCGATCCCGGACTGCGTATCGCGCGCCAGGCACTGAAGGACGCCAGCGCCGCGAACGAGGATTACTATTACCGGCGGTACGGACTCGCCGTCGTGACACTCATCATCACACTGACCATCATTTTTCTCGCGCTCTACATTCGCCGCATTGAACAACGGCAGAAAGCGGAGCATCATGCATCGGGTGAGCCCACGTCCACCTGA
- a CDS encoding DUF2339 domain-containing protein has translation MNTDHAEHEDRMLETIEQLDARLKRIERAVETLPEEQAAAFKSIIDDEAAPSPEPRDDTEGLEYRIGRIWLPRIGVVILTLGLVFFLTLPLDVLPALVGNSMGFVFAVVIMAMSLIWRKQLPQFSRALIGGGMLLLFFAALRMHYFSPDPLIVSTTAEFIFLLLITGINLLLSLRQNSVYLATMALAMGYVTALTSTDSWILLAGIATMSVITVSLATWRQWQSMLTSGLIFAVLSHFLWSINNPLFGGEATLLTEPYANIFFLFFYVALFGFANVSMAQRSGDKNMEVVTAFFNTTMPLLVLMFLSFGPFRAQFATSQLFMSIVYLALAVGTWRGTQQRFSVFFYTMAGNLVLTAAIFEQFETPNEFLWLCLQSFLVISMAIWFRSRIIVVTNFVIFLGVFIAYLVLAPSINGISLAFGFVAIASARIMNWQRDRLELKADMLRNAYLLTALFIFPYAFHHLLPAGYVSLSWVAVGAFYYLMSKLLKNFKYRWMALTTLLAAVVHLMVVGTTSFEPTYRIVSFIVLGLVLLAVSLWYFKTSTRESTSDDDHIAPSDPPPAIH, from the coding sequence ATGAACACTGATCATGCAGAACACGAAGACCGCATGCTGGAGACCATCGAACAGCTCGATGCAAGGCTCAAGCGCATTGAACGTGCCGTTGAAACGCTGCCCGAGGAACAGGCGGCGGCATTCAAGTCGATCATAGACGACGAAGCGGCTCCGTCACCGGAGCCACGCGATGATACCGAAGGACTCGAGTACCGTATCGGACGCATCTGGCTGCCACGCATCGGCGTCGTCATTCTCACGCTCGGACTCGTATTCTTCCTGACGCTCCCGCTTGACGTCCTGCCCGCGTTGGTAGGCAACAGTATGGGATTCGTCTTCGCCGTCGTCATCATGGCCATGTCCCTGATCTGGCGAAAACAGCTGCCCCAGTTTTCGCGTGCCCTCATCGGCGGCGGCATGCTCCTGCTCTTCTTTGCAGCTCTGCGCATGCACTATTTCAGTCCCGATCCCCTCATCGTCAGCACCACTGCCGAGTTCATCTTCTTGCTTTTGATTACAGGAATAAACCTGCTGCTCAGTCTGCGACAGAACTCGGTGTACCTCGCCACGATGGCGCTCGCAATGGGTTACGTGACAGCGCTGACCAGTACGGACAGCTGGATTCTCCTTGCGGGAATTGCCACCATGTCTGTCATCACCGTCAGCCTCGCGACCTGGCGACAGTGGCAGAGCATGCTGACATCCGGTCTCATTTTCGCCGTCCTTTCTCATTTTCTCTGGAGCATCAACAATCCCCTCTTCGGGGGAGAGGCCACGCTGCTCACCGAGCCGTACGCGAACATATTCTTCCTCTTTTTCTACGTGGCGCTCTTCGGTTTCGCGAACGTCAGCATGGCGCAGCGCAGCGGTGACAAAAACATGGAAGTGGTCACCGCCTTCTTCAATACCACGATGCCGCTGCTGGTGCTGATGTTTCTCAGTTTTGGCCCCTTTCGTGCACAGTTCGCCACCTCGCAGCTCTTCATGTCCATCGTCTACCTCGCGCTGGCCGTGGGCACCTGGCGCGGCACCCAGCAGCGATTTTCCGTCTTCTTCTACACCATGGCGGGCAATCTCGTGCTGACCGCAGCCATTTTCGAGCAGTTCGAGACGCCGAATGAATTTCTGTGGCTTTGCCTCCAGAGCTTCCTCGTCATTTCCATGGCGATCTGGTTCCGTTCCCGCATCATTGTCGTAACGAATTTCGTGATCTTCCTCGGCGTGTTCATCGCCTATCTCGTACTCGCTCCCTCGATCAACGGCATCAGTCTCGCCTTCGGTTTCGTCGCGATCGCCAGCGCGCGTATCATGAACTGGCAGCGCGATCGCCTGGAACTGAAAGCCGATATGCTGCGCAACGCATATCTGCTCACGGCCCTGTTCATCTTTCCCTACGCCTTCCATCACCTGCTCCCTGCAGGATATGTCAGTCTGAGCTGGGTCGCTGTTGGTGCATTTTACTACCTGATGAGCAAGCTGCTCAAGAATTTCAAGTATCGCTGGATGGCGCTTACCACGCTGCTCGCAGCCGTCGTGCACCTGATGGTCGTCGGAACCACCAGCTTTGAGCCCACATACAGAATTGTCTCATTTATCGTGCTCGGCCTCGTGTTGCTCGCCGTCTCCCTGTGGTATTTCAAAACGAGCACGCGCGAGTCCACCAGTGACGATGACCATATCGCCCCGAGCGATCCGCCTCCCGCCATCCATTAG
- a CDS encoding class I SAM-dependent methyltransferase produces MLNNYDRIADLYDLYVTADYDIAFWKKECAGVDKVLEITAGTGRVTLPLLREGVRITAVDVAYHQLERLRNKAREAKLEVETVVSDMRELELGRTFPLVIIPFQSLQELTDSCDVTATLRGVRAHIGEGGRAIITLHNPGKQDTVAARALRLVTDTEMKNGNRMLFWNARTFDAETNVGTSYQLYEEYDVDGVLHRKRIFTPRYRVYAKDEFAELASRANLRISNEWGGYDWSPLTDDSCFMIFELVSA; encoded by the coding sequence ATGCTGAACAATTACGACCGAATCGCAGATTTGTACGACCTGTATGTCACCGCCGATTACGATATCGCATTCTGGAAAAAGGAGTGCGCCGGTGTTGATAAAGTGCTGGAAATTACGGCGGGAACGGGACGCGTAACATTGCCGCTCCTCAGGGAGGGAGTGCGTATCACGGCGGTGGATGTTGCCTATCATCAGCTCGAGCGGCTGCGCAACAAGGCACGGGAGGCGAAACTGGAAGTGGAGACGGTTGTGTCCGACATGCGTGAGCTGGAACTGGGACGCACCTTCCCCCTGGTCATCATTCCCTTTCAGTCGCTGCAGGAACTGACCGATAGCTGTGACGTCACAGCCACACTACGCGGCGTGAGGGCACATATCGGGGAGGGGGGACGCGCCATCATAACGCTGCATAATCCAGGGAAGCAGGATACCGTTGCGGCGCGTGCGCTGCGCCTCGTCACCGATACCGAGATGAAAAACGGGAACCGTATGCTGTTCTGGAATGCCCGCACGTTCGATGCCGAAACCAATGTCGGGACCAGCTACCAGCTCTACGAAGAGTATGACGTCGATGGCGTTTTGCATCGCAAACGTATCTTCACTCCCAGATACCGCGTCTATGCAAAGGATGAGTTCGCGGAACTCGCCTCACGCGCCAACCTCCGCATCAGCAACGAATGGGGTGGCTATGATTGGAGTCCCCTCACCGACGACAGTTGCTTCATGATCTTTGAGCTCGTGAGCGCCTGA
- a CDS encoding T9SS type A sorting domain-containing protein: protein MRNYYGIASHFLFSICLLLLPPTLTAQQTNSAEAGNGSDNTRILTNDFYDNLAANRLLHWISNNGTSSHNPITGGAGTMWPGENGASVIYQDGLVWGGKIEGYVMIGGSTYRGGLQAGNILPDGTTDPVDAKHRIYGLSLVNRSGFMALDTSSQKRMRQDFREWPATLGAPYVDVDGDGSYTPDFDSWLDDHDGSDHPYFAGEQILWFVSNDLDARRTADLYGSPPIGLEMRVYAWASASDPLLDNTVFVEYTIIHRGASDLTEFHLARWSDPDLGAADNDYLGLDLAQNMQYVFNATGSDTAFAGPPPAFGYIWLQTPLEEQSGAVADYGLGTRSGYRNVPVSAFTYYINSDPTYQDPDLGDPAGTLQMFNNLNGALYDYGPQVDPTNGEETKTALDGDPIFETGWRDGIVHGPGDRRMLGSCSVDRFAMGDTQKVVFALHIADGGNAMLSVRQLRNEAQRLHDHYQWQRSQGEPPELHASITWPDAGSYAVHVTASSLPTGSLTALLEDEAGNLISSAAMLDDGQHDDGGAGDGMFGAVIPGSRIPTGGTVSVMNVVGGDSALWFVENDLPLAGDIDVSINAVMSDHLNYDGKINPGENVRLQLHFENSTIDSIPMWYLFPVNEANAIVPQHVYHFRLPVAGGSAANTVYDPTTTTGYLTVQVPENASPGIFECPIVVLVEGRGMWRDTLRMLVEPFGTPPAVGRLEHLTGSATGTLDYVVADWTAFKPHFYYIQAEGEYDEEVTFSIRDESLRKEVASGLPFPDALGHDAQIVDGWKLLSGSTHPGPAYDGDGNLTANYDGQARAQWSHPERTWLEFYADYLITGEVFFGSSLLIYDIYPVRLVFDATQTQKAYRWLRGGDPSYGYVSYDDIAVRAYDMSDSLNPRQITLGYIENKGGAREDGQWNPQEIMDREYLFVFDDDYTTTPQTKYQGVIISDAIQLPCVFAMWAYHHPGLPMYENGDAMTIIPTIPVSKQDAYILDMSAVTSAEGNPPVTGYFSLHQNYPNPGRGQTVISFDAGRSGYVRLELYDLLGRKCRTLHEGFVNQGRHTIPLSTATLQPGTYFYRLTAGGTQLLRRMQILH from the coding sequence ATGCGTAACTATTACGGTATTGCCTCGCATTTCCTGTTCAGCATCTGCCTCCTGTTGTTGCCGCCGACACTGACGGCACAGCAGACGAACTCTGCGGAAGCAGGGAACGGCTCGGACAATACCCGCATTCTCACCAACGACTTCTATGACAACCTCGCTGCCAACAGGCTGCTGCACTGGATCAGCAACAACGGCACGTCTTCGCACAATCCGATAACAGGTGGGGCTGGAACGATGTGGCCCGGGGAGAACGGTGCTTCGGTAATCTATCAGGACGGTCTGGTATGGGGCGGCAAGATTGAGGGCTACGTGATGATAGGGGGCTCTACGTATCGCGGCGGTCTGCAGGCGGGAAATATCCTTCCCGACGGAACGACGGATCCAGTCGATGCCAAGCATCGCATTTACGGGCTCTCACTGGTAAACCGCAGCGGTTTCATGGCGTTGGACACGTCATCGCAGAAGCGTATGCGACAGGATTTCAGGGAATGGCCTGCCACGCTTGGCGCACCGTATGTGGATGTGGATGGCGACGGCAGCTATACGCCGGATTTCGATTCCTGGCTCGACGATCACGACGGCAGCGACCATCCGTATTTCGCGGGAGAGCAGATTCTCTGGTTCGTAAGCAATGATCTCGACGCGAGACGAACTGCGGATCTCTACGGTTCACCGCCAATCGGCCTGGAAATGCGCGTATACGCATGGGCTTCCGCCAGCGATCCCCTGCTCGACAATACGGTATTCGTAGAATACACGATTATCCATCGCGGCGCTTCCGATCTCACGGAATTTCACCTCGCCCGCTGGTCCGATCCTGATCTCGGAGCCGCCGATAACGACTATCTCGGACTCGACCTCGCACAGAACATGCAGTACGTGTTCAACGCTACGGGGAGTGATACTGCCTTCGCCGGTCCCCCACCCGCCTTCGGCTACATCTGGCTGCAGACTCCGCTCGAGGAGCAAAGCGGTGCGGTCGCGGACTACGGACTCGGGACGCGCAGCGGATACAGAAACGTACCTGTCAGTGCGTTCACCTACTATATCAATTCCGATCCCACATACCAGGATCCGGACCTGGGCGATCCGGCGGGAACCCTGCAGATGTTCAATAACCTCAATGGCGCTCTCTATGATTACGGACCGCAGGTGGACCCCACCAATGGGGAAGAAACCAAAACGGCGCTGGACGGCGATCCGATTTTCGAAACCGGCTGGCGCGACGGCATCGTGCATGGTCCGGGCGACCGCCGCATGCTGGGCTCCTGCAGCGTCGATCGTTTCGCCATGGGGGACACGCAGAAAGTCGTCTTTGCGCTGCATATCGCGGATGGTGGCAATGCCATGCTCAGTGTTCGCCAGCTGCGCAATGAAGCGCAGCGCCTGCACGATCACTATCAATGGCAGCGCAGCCAGGGTGAGCCGCCCGAACTACATGCGTCGATCACCTGGCCCGATGCAGGAAGCTACGCCGTGCATGTCACTGCCTCATCCCTCCCCACCGGCAGCCTGACCGCGCTGTTGGAAGACGAAGCGGGAAATCTCATTTCCTCGGCAGCAATGCTGGATGATGGACAGCATGACGACGGCGGAGCAGGAGACGGTATGTTCGGAGCGGTTATCCCGGGCAGCCGCATTCCAACCGGCGGTACGGTGTCCGTCATGAACGTCGTGGGCGGAGACAGCGCCCTGTGGTTCGTCGAAAACGATCTGCCACTCGCCGGGGATATTGATGTATCCATCAATGCCGTGATGTCGGATCACCTGAACTACGACGGGAAAATCAATCCCGGGGAGAACGTCCGCCTCCAGTTGCATTTCGAAAACAGCACCATTGACAGTATCCCCATGTGGTACCTCTTCCCGGTCAACGAAGCGAACGCTATCGTGCCGCAGCATGTGTATCATTTCCGTCTCCCTGTCGCCGGAGGCTCCGCAGCAAACACGGTGTATGACCCCACGACCACGACGGGATATCTCACCGTGCAGGTGCCCGAAAACGCTTCACCCGGCATTTTCGAATGTCCCATCGTCGTGCTGGTCGAGGGACGAGGCATGTGGCGCGATACGCTGCGCATGCTGGTGGAGCCTTTCGGCACGCCGCCGGCGGTGGGACGGCTGGAGCATCTCACGGGAAGCGCCACAGGCACTCTCGATTACGTGGTGGCCGACTGGACCGCATTCAAACCGCATTTCTACTACATTCAGGCCGAAGGCGAATATGATGAGGAGGTGACCTTCTCCATCCGTGACGAATCGCTCAGGAAGGAAGTTGCCAGTGGTCTCCCGTTCCCCGATGCGCTGGGACACGATGCGCAGATCGTCGATGGATGGAAGCTGCTTTCCGGCTCAACACACCCGGGTCCCGCCTATGATGGTGATGGAAATCTCACTGCCAACTACGATGGACAGGCACGGGCGCAATGGAGTCATCCCGAGCGCACCTGGCTGGAGTTCTATGCAGACTACCTGATCACCGGTGAAGTGTTTTTCGGAAGTTCACTCCTGATCTATGATATCTATCCCGTTCGTCTCGTCTTCGATGCAACGCAGACACAGAAAGCCTACCGCTGGCTTCGCGGCGGCGATCCCTCCTACGGGTACGTAAGTTACGACGACATTGCCGTGCGCGCGTATGACATGTCCGACAGTCTGAATCCCCGCCAGATCACACTGGGTTACATCGAGAATAAAGGTGGTGCGCGTGAAGATGGTCAGTGGAATCCGCAGGAGATCATGGACAGGGAATATTTATTCGTATTCGATGATGACTATACAACCACTCCGCAGACGAAATACCAGGGCGTCATTATCTCTGATGCCATACAGCTCCCCTGCGTTTTTGCGATGTGGGCCTATCATCATCCGGGACTCCCGATGTACGAGAACGGAGATGCGATGACGATTATACCCACCATCCCCGTCAGCAAGCAGGACGCATACATTCTCGACATGTCCGCCGTAACCTCGGCAGAGGGCAATCCGCCAGTCACCGGATATTTCTCCCTCCATCAGAATTATCCCAATCCCGGCAGGGGACAAACCGTCATCAGCTTCGATGCGGGACGCAGTGGCTACGTGCGTCTCGAACTCTATGACCTGCTGGGACGAAAATGTCGGACGCTGCATGAAGGCTTTGTGAATCAGGGACGGCATACCATCCCGCTTTCGACGGCAACTCTGCAGCCGGGAACGTATTTTTATCGTTTGACTGCCGGCGGCACACAGTTGCTGCGTCGTATGCAGATTCTGCATTAA